From Homalodisca vitripennis isolate AUS2020 chromosome 1, UT_GWSS_2.1, whole genome shotgun sequence, the proteins below share one genomic window:
- the LOC124367022 gene encoding uncharacterized protein LOC124367022, whose translation MAGKPSDVEQEWSVHAHLTISHGNTPAQSPRAVAHPCYGFQRGNIVFTTRPPGDSSSLPVRRPTQPYGRRCMSTCNITLDPAHMHAPPRCHHTVTLSCEPSKECDVCDGGRLSPTATRRPHTFTSHFCTRVPDKTVGTKTVASQTSQIFSPPTPPPPDKPTRLEVPGNEDKEKRPGNKSPRKLSRSPARLRGRSPLLTKREQSSEAKKKQPRTVHIDVYCTGSEASGSSDAEDPSDSSRQTVFESEEVRVVHTREDERLPQALCRQKRRTLSEASSSHSCLGGDTSISSLYPSQRSSFASGVSLGTDSLQTDSSILSHVTSSCALFSDEVITSWKDTSDVDSIRQSDLSLGRADSFDYENSIDRWRILQKEKAWAENHEKTWRSPEKERRHHMQQRRYQQYLERRGSPFPQWEVGNDEVEEETDSSSDISENSAGSEMGWTFGDLDEKLKHVKREDTVRRASRDIIFVKSESELKKQASKILDSGSLSDSAAPSPIQHRFLKRDNIGPFGVKEPSPPKAKLESTVTTPFTAIPGKKSDQMSKAEKFGTILGTLRKPGHHVGPSKNPDCSCNNCRQYYEEMGYRNRTRSLGDMPSSQERDKWKATLDTLLQNRLTEDSGSGEWDLGTPV comes from the exons ATGGCAGGGAAGCCAAGTGACGTCGAGCAGGAATGGTCAGTGCATGCTCACCTGACTATCTCCCATGGGAACACCCCAGCCCAGTCGCCCCGTGCAGTTGCACACCCTTGTTACGGCTTCCAACGTGGCAACATCGTATTCACCACACGACCTCCGGGAGACAGCAGCAGTCTGCCTGTTCGCAGGCCTACACAGCCGTATGGCCGCCGCTGCATGAGCACGTGTAACATCACGCTGGACCCTGCACATATGCATGCTCCGCCACGCTGCCACCATACCGTTACATTGTCTTGTGAACCGAGCAAAGAGTGCGATGTGTGTGATGGTGGCAGACTCAGCCCCACTGCTACACGAAGACCCCATACCTTCACTTCACACTTCTGCACACGTGTGCCTGACAAGACTGTTGGCACCAAGACAGTGGCCTCACAGACATCTCAGATATTTTCTCCCCCAACACCTCCGCCCCCTGATAAGCCCACTAGACTTGAGGTGCCAGGAAATGAAGACAAGGAGAAACGGCCAGGAAATAAATCTCCCCGT AAGTTGTCAAGATCACCAGCGAGGTTGCGAGGAAGATCTCCTCTCCTGACAAAGCGTGAACAGTCAAGTGAAGCCAAGAAGAAGCAGCCACGCACTGTGCACATTGATGTATATTGTACAGGATCAGAGGCTAGTGGTTCGTCGGACGCTGAAGACCCATCGGACTCTTCACGGCAGACCGTGTTCGAGTCAGAGGAGGTGCGAGTGGTCCATACTCGGGAAGATGAGAGGTTACCTCAGGCTTTATGTCGACAGAAGCGGAGAACGCTCAGTGAGGCGTCAAGCTCCCACAGCTGTCTCGGTGGAGATACCAGTATTAGTTCCCTTTATCCGTCACAGAGGAGCTCCTTTGCCTCAGGTGTCAGTTTGGGTACTGACAGTCTGCAGACTGATAGTAGCATCCTTTCTCATGTCACCTCCAGTTGCGCCTTGTTCAGTGATGAAGTCATAACTTCATGGAAGGATACCAGTGATGTCGACTCTATCCGACAGAGTGACCTTAGCTTGGGTCGGGCAGACAGCTTCGACTATGAGAACAGCATTGATCGCTGGCGGATCCTACAGAAAGAGAAAGCTTGGGCTGAGAACCATGAGAAGACATGGAGATCACCAGAAAAGGAGCGGAGACATCACATGCAGCAGCGAAGATACCAGCAGTATCTGGAGAGGCGAGGATCCCCCTTCCCTCAGTGGGAGGTGGGAAATGATGAGGTGGAAGAGGAGACCGACAGCAGTTCAGACATCTCGGAAAACTCTGCAGGCTCTGAGATGGGGTGGACTTTTGGTGACTTGGATGAAAAGTTGAAACATGTCAAAAGAGAAGACACTGTCAGGCGAGCCAGTAGAGATATTATTTTTGTCAAGAGCGAATCAGAATTGAAAAAACAAGCGAGTAAAATACTTGATTCTGGAAGTTTAAGTGATTCTGCGGCACCATCTCCGATTCAACACAGGTTCTTAAAACGGGATAACATTGGTCCTTTTGGTGTAAAAGAACCTTCTCCTCCTAAGGCTAAACTGGAATCAACCGTAACAACTCCTTTTACAGCGATTCCGGGTAAGAAATCTGATCAAATGTCTAAGGCAGAAAAATTTGGAACTATTCTGGGCACTCTGAGGAAACCAGGACACCATGTGGGGCCATCAAAGAACCCAGACTGTTCGTGTAACAACTGCAGGCAGTATTACGAGGAGATGGGTTATCGTAACCGGACTCGGTCCTTGGGAGACATGCCCAGTTCCCAGGAAAGGGATAAGTGGAAGGCTACCCTGGATACACTTTTACAGAACAGACTGACTGAGGATTCTGGCAGTGGAGAATGGGACTTGGGCACTCCAGTCTAG